DNA from Bacteroidales bacterium:
TACGGATCAACATCCGCAAAAAACAAAAAGCATTTCATCCCGAGGCGCGTCAGGAAATAATCGAAGCCGGCGAAGCCTTTATTGCGCTGCGACGCTCCAGTGCCGACGGGAAGCAGCGCATCCTGTGCATCACCAACATCACTCCGCAGCAGGAGGCATCGCTGCCCAACCTTCTCGATAACCCCGAAGAAACCATCGATCTTTTCACCGGTCAAAAACCAGAAATAAGAGATGGAGCATTTGTTTTGGAACCCTATCAAACGCTTTGGCTGGAGGGAAAGTAAGAAGTAGGTAGAATTTAGTAGGTAGGAAGAATTCGCGGCTTGATGGGATGCAAACCTCGACCGAAGGAGGAGGATGGCAATCCTAAAGTCTTCTGTAAAGCCAGTCCTCAGCCTTCAAGTTGCAATGCTCAGTCAACATCTTCTGCCCTCCTAAAATTTTCCTTACTATTTTTGCCCGGCACACAGCTTATTTTAAAGGTGCAAAAAAAGAATCAGCATGGAACGCATCACGCTATTTGCCGAAGTACTATTGCCGCTGCCTGTGGCCGGCACTTTTACGTACCGGGTGCCTTACGAAATGAACAGTGAGGCAGAGCCTGGGCGGCGTGTTGTGGTGCAGTTTGGCCGGCAGAAAATCTACACCGGCCTCATCCGCTCGGTGCACCAGAAGGTGCCGGAGCGATACGTCCCGAAATACATTCTTTCGGTGTTGGATCAGCAACCTGTCGTAAAGCCGGTGCAGTTCGATCTGTGGGAATGGATAGCCGGATATTATATGTGCACGGTGGGCGAGGTGATGAATGCCGCACTGCCCTCGGCGCTGAAGCTGGCCAGCGAGACGCGCATCGTGCAGCATCCCGACTTCGATGGAAAAACCGATCATCTCAACGAAAAAGAATTTCTGGTAGCCGAAGCCATCGACATACAGAAAACCCTCACCATCTCGGAGGTGTCGCGGATCGTAGAGTACAAAAAGGTGATTCCGCTCATCAAAACTTTGATAGAGAAAAAGGTGGTGCTGGTAGAGGAGGAGTTGCGCGACCGCTACCGTGCCAAGGTGGAGACTTATGTGCGCCTTTCGGCGGAATACCGCGATGAGATGGCGCTGCATCAGCTCTTTTCGGAACTCGAAAAAAAAGCCTTCCGCCAGCTCGAGGTGCTGATGACTTTTCTGCACCTGGCCGGCGCGGAAGCATACACGGGCAAAGCGCTGCCTCGCGCTGAGCTAACTGCCAATGCCGCCACAGCCCAAACGGTGACGGCGCTTGAGAAAAAAGGCGTGTTTGAAATCTTTGATGAAGTTACCAGCCGCCTGCAAGCCTTCGATGCAGTCACCTCGCCCGACGATCTGCTGCTTACCCCGGAGCAACAGGCGGCTTTTGAAAATATTGGCGAAAGCCTGAACCAAAAAAAGGTGACGCTGCTGCATGGCGTCACCTCCAGTGGAAAAACGGAAGTTTATATCAAGCTCATCCATCAGGTGATAAAGCAGGGGAAACAGGTGCTTTTTCTGTTGCCCGAGATCGCCCTCACCACGCAGATCATCAACCGCCTGCGCCGCTATTTTGGCGACAGCGTGGGCGTGTATCATTCCAAATATAGTGAGTTTGAACGGGTAGAAATCTGGAACCGCGTGTTGCAACATCCGGCAAACGGAGGCCCCGAACCCGGGAAATACCAGATCATTCTGGGCGCACGCTCGGCGCTGTTCCTGCCTTTCAGCAATCTGGGGCTGGTGATAGTGGACGAGGAGCACGACAGCTCCTACAAGCAATATGCTCCCGCCCCCCGCTACCTGGCGCGCGACACCGCCATTATGATGGCCAGCATGCACGGCGCAGCCACGGTGCTCGGCTCGGCCACGCCCTCCATCGAGAGTTATTACAATGCGACCTTTAATAAATATAACCTCACCGAACTCAAAAGCCGCTATGGCGGAATAGAGATGCCGGAAATACTGGTGGCTGACCTGCGCAACGAAACGCACCGCAAGACCATGAAGTCGCACTTCAGCTCTTTTTTATTAAAAAACATAGAGGAGGCGCTGGCGCAAAAGGAGCAGGTGATCCTGTTTCAAAACCGGCGCGGCTTCTCGCTGCGGCTCGAGTGCGACACCTGCCACTGGATGCCCTCGTGCAAGCACTGCGACGTTACGCTGATATATCATAAATACAACAACCAACTGCGCTGCCACTACTGCGGCTACAGCGAGCGCGTGCCCGACCGCTGCCCCGAGTGCGGCCACACGGGGCTGATGATGAAAGGCTTTGGCACCGAAAAGGTAGAAGACGAGCTGGCCATCATCTTCCCGAAAACACGCATTGCGCGCATGGACCTCGACACCACGCGCACCAAAAATGCGTATCAGAAAATCATCAGCGACTTTGAGGAGCAGCGCATCGATATATTGATAGGGACGCAAATGGTGACCAAAGGCCTCGACTTCGACCACGTGAGCGTGGTGGGCATCCTCAACGCCGACAACCTGCTGAGCTATCCCGACTTTCGCTCCTTCGAGCGCGGCTTTCAGCTTATGGCGCAGGTGAGTGGAAGGGCTGGGCGCAAAAACAAACGCGGCAGGGTGATCATCCAGACCTACAGTCCCCATCATGCGGTGATCCGTTATGTGATCGACAACAGCTACGATCTGATGTTCAGAAGTCAGTTGCAGGAGCGGCAGCAGTTTAAATATCCGCCTTTCTACCGGCTGATAGAGCTACAGTTGCAGCACAAAGATGCAGCGGTGGTAAATGAAGCCGCCACCGAGATGGCCGCTCTGCTTCGACAGCGGCTCGGACAGCTTATCCTTGGGCCGGAGTTTCCGGTGGTGCCGCGCATCAAAAACTATTTCCTGAAAAATATCCTCGTGAAGCTCGAAAAGAACGACCACACCCACCAGATGAAACTTGTGATTGCCGAAGTCATCGACCATTTCAAAACTACAAGCACCCACAAATCCGCCCGCGTGGTGGTGAATGTGGATCCGGTGTAGAGGAAAACTTTCATAAGACTCCTCTCTTCTTTACCAATGATATGTTTTTGTAGGAGTTTGAAGGGAGAAATCTACAAATCGCGATATGATTATTACCTCGGGCTGAAGTTTTGAAATTAAAAAAAAAGGGGATTGGAATAGATATTCCTTTGCTTTATTATTCGATGCTCTAATAATCGGCCTGGCGTTTTATTTTACCAGCTTGGAAATTTTCTTAAATTCCTCGGTGCCTGAATGGCGAAGCAATTCAAAGAGTATCGATTCGCTGGTGGTAATCAGGGCGCCTTCCTGCTGCATGCGGCGGATGGCTATCTTTTTGTCGTTGGGGTTGCGCGAGGCCACGCAATCCTCAACCACCACTGGATGATAACCATTACCGATCAGGTCGATGCAGGTTTGCAATACGCAAACATGTGCTTCGATGCCGGCCACGATTACATAGCGTGGGTTCACCTGCGAAAGCTGTTCGAAAAAAGCCGGCTCGTCACAGCAGCTAAAAGCCTGCTTTTCTACAAACTCTATTTCCTGCAGCATTTCCCTGAGCGGGGCTATGGTAAAGCCCAGCCCTTTGGTGTATTGCTCGGTTACCAAGATTTTAATATCAATGGCTTTCAGCCCTTCTATCAGGATGCCTGTGCGGCGTGTAAGCTCATCGTGATCAGCAATGTGCGGATAAAGTCGTTCCTGCATGTCGATGATCAATCCTACTGTTTCGTCTGCTAATATTCTCATAATGTTAAGGTATTTAGTTTTTAATATTAACAACAAAGATGGTAATAGGTTATTTCCAGAGGCGTAGCAGCAGGATTTCTGCGAGTAAAAAGGCAAGTGCCAGCCCAACAAAAAGCTTCCAGAGCCGCACACCGCTGTTGAGTTGCGCCACCGAAGCCGTAAGCGTCCGCTGCTGCGGCCCTGCGAGTACCTGAAACTGTTGCAGGCCGGCGTCGGCCAGCGCTTCTTCGATTGCCGCAGGACTCATCGTGCGCACATCCGATTCGGTGCGATCGTAGTTAAATGCCGCCGCCGCAACCTTCTTTTCGTTGGTAATGATGTCGTAGTTGCCGGCTTTATTAATGGCTCCTTCTACATACACCAGCAGTTGCGAACCGCTGCGGCGTATTTGCGGAATGATGCCAAAGTTGCCGTCCTGGCTGGTGATGTGCACCACCTGATCCACTTCCGTAGCATCAGTTTTGAGCGGGATGGCCGCACTTTTGCCAGCCACATAATAAAGTCTGGCAGGCGGCTGGCTTTGCAAAGCGATGTTGTAAATGGTGGGTACAAATAATGCGTGCTTTGGGAAATTGCTCCAGGCAGCTTCGAGTGGTGTGGTAGCCAGATAAACCATTCCCTGCCCTGCAGGCTCCCGTCCTAAGAAAATGTTGCCATTCTGAAGCTCGAGCAATGACTCCAGCATAGTGGTGGTATGGCGTCCAAGCGGGTAATGGCTGAATACAACCGGTAAGTCAAGATTTTCGGGTAGCGACTCAAAGACATCTTCGTAGATGCTGCTTTGAAGATTGATGCTGCTGATGCTTGTCCGCATGGTGTCGGAGGGCGCCAGCGTAACAGTTTGCAAAGTCATGAGCAGCTCGTTGTAGCTGCTGATATCGGCTTGCGGAGCCGGAAAAATCAACAGGCTGCCGCCACCTTCCACATACCTCCAAAGCTCGCGTGTAAGTCCGGTGGAAATATGCTTGATGCTGTTAAGAACGATCAGGTTTTGATTATTAAAAGCAGCATAATCCAGATAATTTGCTTTGGCATTTGTAAGCAAAAAGGTGGAATCGCCGGCAAAAAGTGCATTCAAAAACACGTTCTCATCGGGATCATTAATCACCAAAACAGGTATCTCGTTGCGGATGTCAAGGGTAAAATAAAATATGTCGTCGAAGGTGATGGGCGAATCGATAATGCTCAGCTCGCCATATTGAACGCCTGTTTCGAGATTGGTAAAAGGAAGATGGATCACCGTTTCCTGGTTGGCTTGTATGTCGAAGCTGGCAACGGCGCGCTGCTTTCCTTTGATTAAAAGCTTTGCAGGGATTTTTTCCAAATTTTGATCAGAGGCATTTTTGATACTTGCCGAAAGCGTTGCCTGTTGCCCGGCACGAAACACCGGAGCGTCAAACCAGATGCTGTCGATGTAGAGGTTGGCCACCTGATCAGCAGCTACGGGCACCAAAAAATTTTGCACTGCAGTATCTTCTACGATATTGCCGAAATCGGCAAAGGCGGGCTGGAAGTCGGAGATAAGATAGGCTCTGGGTGCCAGCTCTCGGTCTTTGGCAAAAAGCTCGCGCTGCCGCACCACCACCTCAGAAACTGGTCGTGTGGCAGGCGAAATCTCAACAGCATCCAGCAGCTCTGTGAACTCGTCGCGGCTTACAATGCGTTGATGTTGCGCCTCAAAGTCGTTGGTGAGCAACTGAAAACGATCGGAGCTTTTGTAGGCCTGCGCTATCTCGGCGGCTTTACCGGCAGCCTCTACCAGCAAGCTGCCATCGGGCGATGCAGCCTGCATGCTGTAGGAATTATCAACATAAATACTTACCAGATTTCCTGCCTGCTGACGCGTATGGTTTTGGCCGGAGGGCAGATAAGGCTGTGCAAAAGCAAGCACCAGCGCCGCAATGGCCAGGATACGCATGGCCAGGATGAGCAGATGCCGCAACTGCGACTGCTTCTGCGTTTGCTGCCGCAGCTCTTCAATAAATTTGACATTGGTAAAATAAACCTTGCGAAACCGTCGGAAATTGAAAAGATGAACAATGATAGGAATAGCAATGGCAACAAGTCCAATAAGATACAGCGGGTTAACAAATTCCATACGATCGTGGCTGAGTGAGTAATGTGATACAAGATAACGGAGGCAAAAGTAATTATTATCTCTGAGGCCATCTGCGCTGCCGATGACACTCTGAAAAAGCTGCACGTTCCAAGTGCCATTTGCAATCAACCGGCAGAGCTGAAAACAAACAGCAAAAAGCCTGAAGAAACTGTCGCTTCCTCAGGCTTTTTAGTGTTAAAATTTTAAGTCTTTAGTAATAAACTACCTCCAGGGCTTCTTCGCGTTTACTGGCAGCCTCATTCCACTGCGGCACCATTTGCTCCAGGAACTTTTGCTTATCAGCATGTAGTTTCTCCATAGGTAATCCCACAAATTGCTGTGCTTTTGCTTTGGTTTCGATGTCGGGATAAGGTACTGGATAAGGAGCGCCAATGGTGGTGAGGAGTGCGGCAAGTTCTATGCGCGCCTGCTGTGCTTCCTGCATGCCGGCACTGATGATGCGCAATATCTCGATTGAGTTGTGGAAGGCTGCTCCATGGGAGGCAGCAGCGATATCCCACCGAAACTGGGCGTGGCGGATAAATTTCTGGATAGGCTCCATCTGTTGTTGTGTGGCGCCAAATTCCCAGGCGTGGCCTGCTTCTACATGGGCGCGTACCAGCATCTTCTCCAGCTCGTTGCGTTGCGATATTACTTTATCCATTTTATCATACACAAACTCTGTGAGCTTTTCGGCACTCTCCCGGTGGCATACCTGACACGAGTTGGCGATGTTGTTGAGCGGGCTTTGCACGTGGTGATCGGTATATTTCTGACCGCCTTTTGACATGTAAGGCATGTGGCAGTCGGCGCAGGTAACGCCGCGTTTGGCATGCGTGCCGGTAATCCAGGTTTCGTAGCCGGGGTGCTGTGCTTTGAGCATGGGTGTCTTGCTTATTTTGTGCGTCCAGTCGCTAAAGTTAATCTCATCATAATAGGCAATCATATCCTCCACCTGCATTCCTTTGTCCCATGGGAAAGTGAGATATTGCACACCTTCTTTACCGGGCAGAGTATTATTAAAATAATATTCGACATGGCACTGGGCGCACACCAGCGAACGCATCTCCTGATGGGTTGCCTGGGTAATGTCTTTGCCCTGACGCTCGAAAGCTTCGATGAGTGCCGGACGCGAAATCCGCAAATCCATCGTCTTACTGTCGTGGCAGTCGGCACAGCCGATAGAGTTCACAATTTCTGCCCCCCAGCGCGACCAACTGCCGGAGTAAAATTCGGTGATACCCACTTCATTCATCAGGCGGGGCACATCAGGGCCTTTGCAGGTCCAGCAGGTAGCCGGCATAAGTTCCGGATCGTCGATTCCGGGGGCGCCCACACGCAAAGTATTGCGCATATCGGTGATGGCGTAGTAATGGCCGCGAGCCTGTGTGTAATCTTTCGCGAAGCTATAGCCGGCCCAGAGCACAACCATGCGCGGATCGACGCCAAGCATGTCGATCATGGCATTGCCGTTGTATTTGCTGCGAAAGCTTGTGTCGCGGGTTTGCATATAGGAGGTGTACTCGGCCGGGAAGTTTTTGCCCCACACCTCGTTGCGAGGCTCCCATTGGGTAAGCTGTACACGTGGTTCGTAGATATATTCAGTTTCCACGCGACGCTCGGAGATGGTAGAAGCTAACATGCCCAGCACAAATACCACCACTACAGTGATGAAAAAGATTGTCCAGTTGATCCAGGGACTGCGTTTTTTTGTTGTTTCCATATCTTTAAGTTTTTGTTGTTTGATGTTTCAAATGTATGTTACTCTTTATCTTTTTGCATAAGTTTTTTCAACCAGGGGGGCACGGCGCTTCCCAGCCGGGGCACACGTGCGTAGGTGGAAGTGCTCAGGCTGCTCACGCGGCCATGCGGCACCTCGCGATGACAATCCCAGCAGAGCTGCCCCTGATCTTGTTGCGCCATTTTGAGCGAAACCTTTACGGTGTGCACATCTTCGTTCATGTGCAGATGGCAACGTTTGCAGTTTTCCTGAACCACGGCAGCGCCGCCGTCTTTTATTTGTATCACCTGCGGCTCATTGCGCAATGTAAAAATGGTGGCGTGACGCGCACCGTCCATAGCTTTGAAGGTGTATGAGGCTACCGGATTGGTTTGCGGCACATGGCAATCGTTGCAGGTGGCATATTCGCGGTGTGCCGAATGAAACCAGCTGGCGTACTGAGGATTCATCACATGGCAGTTGATGCAGGTTTCGGGTCTGTCAGAGAGGTACGACACTGCATTGGAAATTCGGAGTGTGTATAGTCCCAATCCCACGAAGGCCCCCATAACAATGGCAGCTGGTAATCGCCAGGTAGGCGGCGGGATAAGAAAGTGAAACATATTGGCCATAGCTGTATATTTTGATGAACGACAATTACGGACAAAAATAAAAAATAACTTGTTAAGATTTACGATATGTCTGTGCTGGATGCTAATTTATTATCAGTCTTAATTAGGATTAGTTGAAAAATCAATCAAATATTTCGGTGCGATGCACTGCAAAGACACGTCCTGAGGTAATTAGATTGATAAATCTTAAAATTTAAAAAACCAATTTCCAAATAAATAACAATGACCAAAGATCAAAAATAAAAAACACTTCTGCAGTTCGAGATTTAGTTTTTGAATTTTATTTGTGATTTTTGATATGATATTTTGGGATTTAGTATCGAAGTTGGCAAACCCTTTTACATTCAGCTTTGGCTCTGCCTGTTTTTCATAATCACAGGAACAGTCAAAGTCTGTAAAAATAGGAAGGGCGAGGCTAGCCTCGTAATAACTCTGAGATTTATTTATCAATTGCCGTTTCTGATTTGATGCTACTTTATCAACTTTGTAACCCGACAATTTTAATTTCTGCTAAAGAAAACCGGTTTTACTGTCAGCATCAGCCATGCCCAGTTTTGCATGTTTTTGTAATTGCCATTTTTGAGTATCTGCATGCTTTCGGAAGCAAAAAGATGGGAATAGCCCGCTTCGATGGTTACCTCCGGCGAAAAAGCATACGCTGCCGAAAAGTCGATTTCTGTTCCCAGATAGCTGCTTTGATCCTCCCGTTTTAAGTAAACGAATGTGGATAAAGTGGCGGCGCTATTAAATACGTGTGGCATCAGCGTAAGCGACCACTTGTCTTTCTTGAAATTTATTGGAACGTAAATGTCAACCAGACCTACGCTGCCCATGTGATTGCCAACATAAAAATAATCCATCCAACCATTAAACTTATGATTGGTGCCGTAGAGTGGTGTGAACGAATGATCGTCACCAATAATTCCGTCTTTCGTGTCCGTTCCTGAAAGATATTCCACACCCAGGCCAATATTCAGCTCCTGCAAAATCTGATAGCTCACATCAGCCGCAGCATACATTGCATTAAGCGGGCGATATTTTGCATTTTTTCCGGTTTGATAATAGAAAGCAGCGTTGGCGGAGAGCGCATCGTTCTTGTAACTGACACGCGGTCCCAACGTCAGGCTGTA
Protein-coding regions in this window:
- a CDS encoding BatA domain-containing protein, with translation MEFVNPLYLIGLVAIAIPIIVHLFNFRRFRKVYFTNVKFIEELRQQTQKQSQLRHLLILAMRILAIAALVLAFAQPYLPSGQNHTRQQAGNLVSIYVDNSYSMQAASPDGSLLVEAAGKAAEIAQAYKSSDRFQLLTNDFEAQHQRIVSRDEFTELLDAVEISPATRPVSEVVVRQRELFAKDRELAPRAYLISDFQPAFADFGNIVEDTAVQNFLVPVAADQVANLYIDSIWFDAPVFRAGQQATLSASIKNASDQNLEKIPAKLLIKGKQRAVASFDIQANQETVIHLPFTNLETGVQYGELSIIDSPITFDDIFYFTLDIRNEIPVLVINDPDENVFLNALFAGDSTFLLTNAKANYLDYAAFNNQNLIVLNSIKHISTGLTRELWRYVEGGGSLLIFPAPQADISSYNELLMTLQTVTLAPSDTMRTSISSINLQSSIYEDVFESLPENLDLPVVFSHYPLGRHTTTMLESLLELQNGNIFLGREPAGQGMVYLATTPLEAAWSNFPKHALFVPTIYNIALQSQPPARLYYVAGKSAAIPLKTDATEVDQVVHITSQDGNFGIIPQIRRSGSQLLVYVEGAINKAGNYDIITNEKKVAAAAFNYDRTESDVRTMSPAAIEEALADAGLQQFQVLAGPQQRTLTASVAQLNSGVRLWKLFVGLALAFLLAEILLLRLWK
- the nrfA gene encoding ammonia-forming cytochrome c nitrite reductase, with product METTKKRSPWINWTIFFITVVVVFVLGMLASTISERRVETEYIYEPRVQLTQWEPRNEVWGKNFPAEYTSYMQTRDTSFRSKYNGNAMIDMLGVDPRMVVLWAGYSFAKDYTQARGHYYAITDMRNTLRVGAPGIDDPELMPATCWTCKGPDVPRLMNEVGITEFYSGSWSRWGAEIVNSIGCADCHDSKTMDLRISRPALIEAFERQGKDITQATHQEMRSLVCAQCHVEYYFNNTLPGKEGVQYLTFPWDKGMQVEDMIAYYDEINFSDWTHKISKTPMLKAQHPGYETWITGTHAKRGVTCADCHMPYMSKGGQKYTDHHVQSPLNNIANSCQVCHRESAEKLTEFVYDKMDKVISQRNELEKMLVRAHVEAGHAWEFGATQQQMEPIQKFIRHAQFRWDIAAASHGAAFHNSIEILRIISAGMQEAQQARIELAALLTTIGAPYPVPYPDIETKAKAQQFVGLPMEKLHADKQKFLEQMVPQWNEAASKREEALEVVYY
- the priA gene encoding primosomal protein N'; protein product: MERITLFAEVLLPLPVAGTFTYRVPYEMNSEAEPGRRVVVQFGRQKIYTGLIRSVHQKVPERYVPKYILSVLDQQPVVKPVQFDLWEWIAGYYMCTVGEVMNAALPSALKLASETRIVQHPDFDGKTDHLNEKEFLVAEAIDIQKTLTISEVSRIVEYKKVIPLIKTLIEKKVVLVEEELRDRYRAKVETYVRLSAEYRDEMALHQLFSELEKKAFRQLEVLMTFLHLAGAEAYTGKALPRAELTANAATAQTVTALEKKGVFEIFDEVTSRLQAFDAVTSPDDLLLTPEQQAAFENIGESLNQKKVTLLHGVTSSGKTEVYIKLIHQVIKQGKQVLFLLPEIALTTQIINRLRRYFGDSVGVYHSKYSEFERVEIWNRVLQHPANGGPEPGKYQIILGARSALFLPFSNLGLVIVDEEHDSSYKQYAPAPRYLARDTAIMMASMHGAATVLGSATPSIESYYNATFNKYNLTELKSRYGGIEMPEILVADLRNETHRKTMKSHFSSFLLKNIEEALAQKEQVILFQNRRGFSLRLECDTCHWMPSCKHCDVTLIYHKYNNQLRCHYCGYSERVPDRCPECGHTGLMMKGFGTEKVEDELAIIFPKTRIARMDLDTTRTKNAYQKIISDFEEQRIDILIGTQMVTKGLDFDHVSVVGILNADNLLSYPDFRSFERGFQLMAQVSGRAGRKNKRGRVIIQTYSPHHAVIRYVIDNSYDLMFRSQLQERQQFKYPPFYRLIELQLQHKDAAVVNEAATEMAALLRQRLGQLILGPEFPVVPRIKNYFLKNILVKLEKNDHTHQMKLVIAEVIDHFKTTSTHKSARVVVNVDPV
- the nrfH gene encoding cytochrome c nitrite reductase small subunit; its protein translation is MANMFHFLIPPPTWRLPAAIVMGAFVGLGLYTLRISNAVSYLSDRPETCINCHVMNPQYASWFHSAHREYATCNDCHVPQTNPVASYTFKAMDGARHATIFTLRNEPQVIQIKDGGAAVVQENCKRCHLHMNEDVHTVKVSLKMAQQDQGQLCWDCHREVPHGRVSSLSTSTYARVPRLGSAVPPWLKKLMQKDKE
- a CDS encoding hydrolase; the protein is MRILADETVGLIIDMQERLYPHIADHDELTRRTGILIEGLKAIDIKILVTEQYTKGLGFTIAPLREMLQEIEFVEKQAFSCCDEPAFFEQLSQVNPRYVIVAGIEAHVCVLQTCIDLIGNGYHPVVVEDCVASRNPNDKKIAIRRMQQEGALITTSESILFELLRHSGTEEFKKISKLVK